One Rhodoferax ferrireducens T118 DNA segment encodes these proteins:
- the glpK gene encoding glycerol kinase GlpK — protein sequence MTYLLALDQGTSSSRSIVFNAQGQVVAQAQQELTQIYPQPGWVEHDPLEIWRTQLATAREVLAKAGIEAREVRALGITNQRETTVVWSRKTGAPIHNAIVWQDRRAEPTCVELRARGLTPTVQAKTGLLVDAYFSGTKLKWILDHVPGARQQAENGELAFGTVDSWLIWQLTHGTVHATDVSNASRTMLFNVHSNQWDDELLRALDIPAKLLPAIKPSSALFGEVSPDLLGAAIPIGGVAGDQQSALFGQACFKPGMVKNTYGTGCFMLMHTGHSFQSSANGLITTSAAQTTAQPEFAMEGSVFVGGAVVQWLRDGLRAIPSSSEVQALAESVPDAGGVMVVPAFTGLGAPYWKPDARGTITGLSRGSTLAHIARAALESIAFQSAALLQAMSRDAVQAGGSAVAELRVDGGACVNDLLMQFQADLLGIAVVRPAVIETTALGAAYLAGLATGVYRSTDEISTLWQAERRFLPALAPARAAELMEHWEHAVRQTVL from the coding sequence ATGACTTATTTGCTCGCCCTTGACCAGGGCACCTCCAGCTCGCGCAGCATTGTGTTCAATGCCCAGGGGCAAGTGGTGGCCCAGGCGCAGCAGGAACTCACGCAAATCTACCCGCAACCCGGCTGGGTCGAGCACGATCCGCTTGAAATCTGGCGTACCCAGCTGGCCACCGCACGTGAGGTGCTGGCCAAGGCCGGTATCGAGGCCCGTGAGGTGCGCGCGTTGGGCATCACCAACCAGCGCGAAACCACCGTGGTGTGGAGCCGCAAAACCGGTGCGCCAATTCACAACGCGATCGTCTGGCAGGACCGGCGGGCCGAGCCCACCTGCGTGGAGCTGCGCGCACGCGGCCTGACACCCACGGTCCAGGCCAAAACCGGCTTGCTGGTTGACGCCTATTTCTCCGGCACCAAGCTGAAATGGATTCTGGACCACGTCCCTGGCGCGCGCCAGCAGGCCGAAAACGGCGAACTGGCCTTTGGCACGGTGGACAGTTGGCTGATCTGGCAGCTCACCCACGGCACCGTTCACGCCACCGATGTCAGCAACGCCTCGCGCACCATGCTGTTCAATGTGCACAGCAACCAGTGGGACGATGAACTGCTGCGGGCGCTTGATATTCCGGCCAAGCTGCTGCCCGCTATCAAGCCCTCCAGCGCGCTGTTTGGCGAGGTCAGCCCAGATTTATTGGGTGCTGCCATCCCGATCGGCGGCGTGGCAGGCGACCAGCAAAGCGCCTTGTTCGGCCAGGCCTGCTTCAAGCCCGGGATGGTGAAGAACACCTATGGCACCGGCTGCTTCATGCTGATGCACACCGGCCACAGCTTCCAGTCTTCTGCCAACGGCCTGATCACCACCAGTGCGGCACAAACCACGGCGCAGCCTGAATTTGCCATGGAAGGCAGTGTGTTTGTCGGCGGCGCCGTGGTGCAGTGGTTGCGCGACGGCTTGCGCGCTATTCCGAGCAGCTCCGAAGTGCAGGCGCTGGCCGAGAGCGTGCCTGACGCGGGCGGCGTGATGGTGGTGCCCGCCTTCACCGGACTGGGAGCGCCCTACTGGAAGCCAGACGCGCGCGGCACCATCACGGGCTTGAGCCGTGGCAGCACGCTGGCGCACATCGCCCGCGCGGCGCTGGAGAGCATTGCCTTTCAAAGCGCCGCGCTGCTGCAGGCCATGAGCCGCGACGCCGTGCAGGCTGGCGGCAGCGCGGTGGCGGAGCTGCGCGTCGATGGCGGCGCTTGCGTCAACGACCTGCTGATGCAATTTCAGGCCGACTTGTTGGGCATTGCGGTGGTGCGCCCGGCGGTGATTGAAACCACCGCACTCGGCGCCGCTTACCTGGCCGGGCTGGCCACCGGCGTTTACCGAAGTACGGACGAAATCAGTACGCTGTGGCAAGCCGAGCGACGCTTTTTGCCCGCGCTGGCGCCCGCGCGTGCGGCTGAACTGATGGAACACTGGGAGCATGCGGTGCGGCAAACCGTGCTTTGA
- a CDS encoding ABC transporter ATP-binding protein has product MARIELDLAHAYAPNPKQDSDYALLPLRMAFEDGGAYALLGPSGCGKTTLLNIMSGLLAPSQGSVRFDGVDVTRASPQARNIAQVFQFPVIYDTMTVAENLAFPLRNRQVPKAQIKKRVGEIAEMLEMSGQLNQLAANLAADEKQKISLGRGLVRPDVSAVLFDEPLTVIDPHLKWQLRRKIKQIHHELKLTMIYVTHDQVEALTFADHVVVMARGRAVQVGSAAELFERPSHTFVGHFIGSPGMNFLSGQADQTGFHVADAVLVPQPGQALPPGVIKLGVRPEYVLLVAPHTPGALPMTVAQVQDVGTHVMLSTSFAGQTVKARLPSDAGHLSHGDTVWLQVLGEHTCFYQNEEIVA; this is encoded by the coding sequence ATGGCACGCATTGAACTTGATCTGGCGCATGCCTACGCGCCCAATCCCAAACAGGACAGCGACTACGCGCTTTTGCCTTTGAGAATGGCATTTGAAGACGGCGGCGCCTACGCGCTGCTGGGCCCCTCAGGTTGCGGCAAGACCACCCTGCTCAACATCATGTCGGGCTTGCTGGCGCCGTCGCAGGGCAGCGTGCGTTTTGATGGCGTCGATGTCACGCGCGCCTCGCCGCAGGCGCGCAACATTGCCCAGGTGTTTCAGTTCCCGGTGATTTACGACACCATGACGGTGGCAGAAAACCTGGCCTTTCCCTTGCGCAATCGACAGGTGCCCAAAGCGCAGATCAAAAAACGGGTGGGCGAGATTGCCGAGATGCTGGAGATGAGCGGCCAGTTGAACCAGCTTGCCGCCAACCTGGCGGCAGATGAAAAACAAAAAATATCCTTGGGTCGTGGCCTGGTGCGCCCCGATGTGTCGGCGGTGTTGTTCGATGAGCCGCTGACGGTGATTGATCCGCATCTGAAATGGCAACTGCGGCGCAAGATCAAGCAGATTCACCACGAGCTCAAGCTGACCATGATCTACGTCACGCACGATCAGGTGGAGGCGTTGACCTTTGCCGATCACGTGGTGGTGATGGCGCGTGGCCGTGCGGTGCAGGTGGGCTCGGCGGCTGAGCTGTTTGAACGCCCCAGCCATACCTTTGTCGGGCATTTCATCGGCTCGCCGGGCATGAATTTTTTGAGTGGCCAAGCCGATCAGACTGGTTTTCACGTTGCGGACGCTGTCCTGGTGCCGCAGCCAGGGCAAGCGCTGCCGCCGGGTGTCATCAAGTTGGGCGTGCGGCCCGAGTATGTGCTGCTGGTGGCGCCGCACACACCCGGCGCCCTGCCGATGACGGTAGCGCAGGTGCAGGACGTGGGAACCCACGTCATGTTGAGCACCAGTTTTGCCGGCCAGACCGTCAAGGCGCGCTTGCCGTCGGATGCCGGTCACTTGAGCCACGGCGATACGGTCTGGCTGCAAGTCCTGGGCGAGCACACCTGCTTTTATCAAAATGAGGAGATCGTCGCATGA
- the proC gene encoding pyrroline-5-carboxylate reductase, which yields MTQRIAFIGGGNMASAIIGGLIKQGLAPRQIDVVEPQAEARDKLACSYGLQPHAEAGAFLAQADLVIWAVKPQTFKDAALAVAPHTANALHLSVAAGIPSDSIARWLGTERVVRAMPNTPALIGKGISGLFARSAVSSADKDWISQIMASTGEFLWFDAEGQLDAVTALSGSGPAYVFYFMEAMTTAGCEMGLSREQAHQLTVATFVGASELARTSSEPPKVLRQRVTSKGGTTFAAISSMEDGDLQAEFINAIYAARQRAQELGDELGGA from the coding sequence ATGACCCAACGCATCGCATTCATTGGCGGCGGCAACATGGCCAGCGCCATCATCGGCGGCTTGATCAAGCAAGGTTTGGCGCCCCGTCAGATTGACGTGGTGGAGCCCCAGGCTGAAGCGCGCGACAAGCTCGCCTGCAGTTATGGCCTGCAGCCCCACGCCGAGGCGGGGGCATTTTTGGCCCAGGCCGACTTGGTGATCTGGGCCGTCAAGCCACAGACCTTCAAGGACGCCGCACTGGCCGTGGCGCCACACACCGCCAACGCTTTGCACCTGAGCGTCGCCGCCGGCATTCCCAGCGACAGCATCGCGCGCTGGCTCGGTACCGAGCGCGTGGTTCGCGCCATGCCCAACACACCGGCGCTGATCGGCAAAGGGATCAGCGGCCTGTTTGCCCGCTCGGCAGTGTCCAGCGCGGACAAGGACTGGATCAGCCAGATCATGGCCAGCACGGGGGAGTTTCTCTGGTTTGACGCCGAAGGACAACTCGACGCGGTCACCGCCCTGTCGGGCTCCGGCCCCGCCTACGTTTTTTACTTCATGGAAGCGATGACCACCGCCGGTTGTGAAATGGGATTGAGCCGCGAGCAGGCGCACCAGTTGACGGTGGCCACCTTTGTCGGAGCCAGCGAACTGGCACGCACTTCGAGCGAGCCGCCCAAAGTCTTGCGCCAGCGCGTCACCTCCAAGGGCGGCACCACCTTCGCGGCCATTTCTTCGATGGAAGACGGCGACCTGCAGGCCGAATTCATCAACGCCATTTACGCCGCCCGGCAACGAGCCCAGGAGTTGGGCGACGAATTGGGCGGCGCCTGA
- a CDS encoding ABC transporter substrate-binding protein, translated as MKLRFSALAVAVACSAMSSQGWADEAAAKKWIDAEFQPSTLSKDKQAAEMKWFIDAAAKLKAKGVTEISAVSETLTVHEYESKTLAKAFEEITGIKVKHEIIQEGDVVEKLQTSMQSGKSIYDGWISDSDLIGTHYRYGKILSLTDYMAGTGKEYTNPGLDLKDFIGTSFTTAPDHKLYQLPTQQFANLYWFRADLFAKKDLQDKFKAKYGYDLGVPLNWSAYEDIAAFFSEDVKTIDGKPIYGHMDYGKKDPSLGWRFTDAWLSMAGAADKGIPNGLPVDEWGIRVADDKCTPVGASVSRGGATNSPAAVYALTKYVDWMKKYAPKEATGMTFGEAGPVPAQGQIAQQIFWYTAFTADMVKPGLPVVNADGTPKWRMAPGPNGPYWKEGMQNGYQDVGSWTFFKDHDANKVAAAWLYAQFVTSKTVSLKKSIVGTTFIRDSDIRSDYFTKNAAKYGGLIEFYRSPARVAWTPTGTNVPDYPKLAQLFWKNVAVAVTGEKTPQAAMDNLAEEMDQVMGRLERAGMARCAPKLNPKIDPNKWLSDKGAPWKKLANEKPKGETIAYDTLLTAWKNGKVR; from the coding sequence ATGAAGTTGCGTTTTAGCGCGTTGGCAGTGGCGGTAGCCTGCAGCGCGATGTCCAGTCAAGGTTGGGCTGATGAGGCTGCGGCCAAGAAGTGGATTGACGCTGAGTTTCAGCCGTCCACCCTGTCCAAAGACAAACAGGCTGCTGAAATGAAATGGTTTATCGACGCCGCCGCCAAACTCAAAGCCAAAGGTGTCACTGAAATCAGCGCCGTGTCGGAAACCCTGACCGTGCATGAATATGAATCGAAGACCCTGGCCAAGGCATTCGAGGAAATCACCGGCATCAAGGTCAAGCACGAGATCATCCAGGAGGGTGACGTGGTCGAGAAGCTGCAGACCTCCATGCAGTCGGGTAAGAGCATCTATGACGGCTGGATTTCGGACTCGGACCTGATTGGCACGCATTATCGCTACGGAAAAATCCTGTCGCTGACCGACTACATGGCGGGCACTGGCAAGGAGTACACCAACCCCGGTCTGGACCTGAAAGACTTCATCGGTACCAGCTTCACCACGGCGCCGGACCATAAGCTGTATCAACTGCCAACCCAGCAGTTCGCCAATCTGTATTGGTTCCGCGCCGATCTGTTTGCCAAAAAAGATTTGCAGGACAAGTTCAAGGCCAAATACGGTTATGACCTGGGCGTGCCACTGAATTGGAGCGCCTACGAAGACATTGCCGCATTCTTCAGCGAAGATGTCAAAACCATCGACGGCAAGCCGATTTATGGTCACATGGACTACGGCAAAAAGGATCCTTCTTTGGGTTGGCGCTTCACGGACGCCTGGCTATCCATGGCCGGCGCCGCTGACAAAGGCATTCCCAACGGCCTGCCGGTCGATGAATGGGGCATTCGCGTCGCTGATGACAAGTGCACGCCGGTCGGTGCATCCGTTTCTCGCGGTGGTGCCACCAACTCACCGGCCGCCGTCTATGCGCTCACCAAGTACGTGGACTGGATGAAAAAGTACGCACCCAAGGAAGCCACTGGCATGACCTTCGGCGAAGCCGGCCCCGTGCCCGCCCAAGGCCAGATAGCGCAGCAGATTTTCTGGTACACGGCTTTCACGGCTGACATGGTCAAACCGGGCTTGCCGGTGGTGAATGCTGACGGTACGCCAAAGTGGCGCATGGCCCCTGGCCCGAACGGCCCGTACTGGAAGGAAGGCATGCAAAACGGCTACCAGGACGTTGGCTCGTGGACATTCTTCAAGGATCATGATGCCAACAAGGTGGCGGCTGCCTGGCTCTACGCGCAGTTTGTGACCAGCAAGACCGTCTCGCTCAAGAAGTCGATTGTGGGCACCACGTTTATCCGTGACAGTGACATTCGCAGTGATTACTTCACCAAGAACGCGGCCAAGTACGGCGGCCTGATTGAGTTTTATCGCAGTCCGGCGCGCGTGGCCTGGACACCAACCGGGACCAACGTGCCGGACTACCCGAAGCTGGCACAACTGTTCTGGAAGAATGTGGCCGTGGCCGTAACCGGCGAGAAGACGCCGCAGGCTGCCATGGACAACCTGGCTGAGGAAATGGACCAGGTGATGGGCCGTCTGGAGCGCGCTGGCATGGCGCGCTGCGCCCCCAAACTGAATCCGAAAATTGACCCCAACAAGTGGCTAAGCGACAAGGGCGCACCCTGGAAGAAATTGGCCAACGAAAAGCCCAAGGGTGAAACCATTGCCTATGACACGTTGTTGACGGCCTGGAAGAACGGCAAGGTCCGTTAA
- a CDS encoding DeoR/GlpR family DNA-binding transcription regulator, translated as MKPNPRQLTLLALLQTQGSVTVEQLADKLGVTLQTVRRDVQRLDDEGLLTRFHGGVRVPSSTIENIAHQQRENLHADGKNRIARAVAAAVPSDCSLILNIGTTTEAIARALLHHSGLRVITNNLNVATILSVNPKCEVIVVGGVVRGRDQGIVGEAAVDFIRQFKVDIAIIGISGIEADGSLRDYDFREVKVSQTILSHAREVWLAADSSKFNRPAMVEVGTLAQIDRLFTDAPPPEPFPALLAEAQVRFEVTL; from the coding sequence ATGAAACCCAACCCCAGACAGCTCACCTTGCTCGCCCTGCTGCAGACCCAGGGCTCGGTCACGGTAGAACAACTGGCCGACAAATTGGGCGTGACGCTGCAAACCGTGCGCCGTGACGTCCAGCGCCTGGACGATGAGGGTTTGCTGACGCGTTTTCACGGCGGCGTGCGTGTGCCCAGCTCAACGATCGAAAACATTGCGCACCAGCAGCGTGAAAACCTTCATGCCGACGGCAAAAATCGCATCGCGCGCGCGGTTGCTGCTGCGGTGCCCAGTGACTGCTCGCTGATCCTGAACATTGGTACCACGACCGAGGCGATCGCGCGTGCGCTCTTGCATCACAGCGGGCTGCGCGTGATCACCAACAACCTCAACGTCGCCACCATCCTCAGCGTCAATCCGAAGTGCGAAGTGATTGTGGTCGGCGGCGTGGTCCGCGGACGGGACCAGGGCATCGTCGGTGAGGCCGCAGTGGACTTCATACGCCAATTCAAAGTGGACATCGCCATCATCGGCATCTCGGGCATAGAGGCCGACGGCTCGCTGCGCGACTATGACTTTCGCGAGGTAAAGGTATCGCAAACCATCCTCTCGCATGCGCGCGAGGTCTGGCTGGCCGCGGACAGCAGCAAGTTCAACCGCCCGGCCATGGTGGAGGTGGGCACCCTGGCCCAGATTGACCGGCTGTTTACCGATGCACCACCGCCAGAACCGTTTCCAGCCCTGCTGGCTGAGGCACAAGTTCGTTTTGAGGTAACCCTATGA
- the ubiA gene encoding 4-hydroxybenzoate octaprenyltransferase, producing MKSAPSRPRSPLQSRLALYLDLIRWNRPAGWLLLLWPTLSALWVAAGGFPGWHLLSVFTLGTILMRSAGCCINDVADRDFDRHVKRTAARPVTTGAVSVKEALVLGAVLALLAFALVLTTNAITIGISGAALAITLAYPYAKRYVSMPQAVLGVAFGMGIPMAFAAVLGEVPRLAWLLMLGNLFWVLAYDTEYAMVDRDDDIRLGLKTSAITLGRLDVPVILLCYLAFIVIWDVALMPYVQGALFTIAFALAFGQVAWHYTLIRSRSREGCFKAFRLNHWLGFTLFVGIAGSYALR from the coding sequence GTGAAATCCGCTCCATCCCGCCCGCGCTCGCCGCTGCAATCCCGACTCGCCCTCTACCTGGATCTGATCCGCTGGAACCGCCCGGCCGGCTGGCTGCTGCTGCTGTGGCCCACCTTGAGCGCCTTGTGGGTTGCGGCGGGTGGCTTCCCGGGCTGGCATCTCTTGAGTGTGTTCACGCTCGGCACGATCCTGATGCGCAGCGCCGGTTGTTGCATCAACGACGTGGCCGACCGTGACTTTGACCGGCACGTCAAGCGCACCGCGGCGCGGCCCGTGACCACCGGCGCCGTGTCGGTGAAAGAGGCGCTGGTGCTGGGCGCGGTGCTGGCGTTGCTGGCCTTTGCGCTGGTGCTCACCACCAACGCGATCACCATTGGCATATCCGGTGCCGCGCTGGCCATCACGCTGGCTTACCCCTACGCCAAACGTTACGTCTCCATGCCGCAAGCGGTGCTGGGCGTGGCTTTTGGCATGGGGATTCCGATGGCCTTTGCCGCCGTGCTGGGCGAGGTGCCGCGCCTGGCCTGGCTCCTCATGCTGGGTAACCTGTTTTGGGTGCTGGCCTATGACACCGAGTACGCCATGGTGGACCGGGATGATGATATTCGGCTGGGCCTGAAAACCTCAGCCATTACCTTGGGGCGCCTGGATGTGCCGGTGATACTGCTCTGCTACCTTGCATTTATAGTCATTTGGGATGTGGCCCTGATGCCGTATGTGCAAGGCGCTCTCTTTACCATAGCATTTGCGCTCGCCTTCGGCCAAGTGGCGTGGCATTACACCCTGATTCGCAGCCGTTCGCGTGAGGGTTGTTTCAAGGCCTTTCGCCTGAACCACTGGCTCGGTTTTACCTTGTTTGTGGGTATTGCGGGCAGCTACGCCCTGAGGTAA
- a CDS encoding DUF2160 domain-containing protein: MFEWMAWTTPVAVFFSCIALLLFGMTVWEIKSPTVMRRGFLPIATTRGDRLFIGLLSAAYINLAFVGLSGRLVLWLSLEAEPSIWISFVVSMGVLALIMRKG; encoded by the coding sequence ATGTTTGAATGGATGGCCTGGACGACACCCGTCGCCGTTTTTTTCAGTTGTATTGCGCTCCTGCTGTTTGGCATGACGGTGTGGGAGATCAAGTCACCCACGGTCATGCGGCGCGGCTTTCTGCCGATCGCGACCACGCGCGGAGACCGCTTGTTCATTGGGTTGTTGAGCGCCGCCTACATCAACCTGGCGTTTGTTGGTCTCAGCGGTCGTCTGGTGCTCTGGCTGAGCCTGGAGGCCGAGCCCTCGATCTGGATCAGTTTCGTGGTTTCCATGGGCGTGTTGGCATTGATCATGCGCAAAGGGTAG
- a CDS encoding carbohydrate ABC transporter permease, translating to MNKPAFQMRTLFLLVYIVFALLPVYWMINMSFKTNGEILASFSLFPQHFTWDNYKTILTDASWYSGYINSLIYVVINTVISITVALPAAYAFSRYSFLGDKHVFFWLLTNRMTPPAVFLLPFFQLYSTVGLMDTHLAVALAHLLFNVPLAVWILEGFMSGIPREIDETAYIDGYTFPAFFVRIFLPLIKAGVGVAAFFCFMFSWVELLLARTLTSVNAKPIVAIMTRTVSASGMDWATLAAAGVLTIVPGAIVIWFVRNYIAKGFAMGRV from the coding sequence ATGAATAAGCCAGCGTTTCAAATGCGGACTTTGTTCCTGCTGGTGTACATCGTGTTTGCCTTGTTGCCGGTGTACTGGATGATCAATATGTCATTCAAGACCAACGGAGAAATTCTGGCCAGTTTTTCGCTGTTTCCGCAGCACTTCACCTGGGACAATTACAAGACCATCCTGACCGATGCTTCGTGGTACTCGGGCTACATCAATAGCCTGATTTATGTCGTCATCAACACCGTGATTTCGATCACGGTGGCCTTGCCTGCCGCCTACGCGTTTTCACGCTACAGCTTTCTGGGTGACAAACATGTGTTCTTCTGGTTGCTGACCAACCGCATGACGCCGCCTGCCGTGTTTTTGCTGCCCTTTTTTCAGCTCTATTCCACCGTGGGTTTGATGGACACGCACCTGGCCGTCGCTTTGGCACACCTGTTATTCAACGTGCCCTTGGCCGTCTGGATTCTGGAAGGGTTCATGAGCGGCATCCCGCGTGAAATTGATGAAACCGCGTACATCGACGGCTACACGTTCCCTGCGTTTTTTGTCAGGATATTCCTGCCGCTGATCAAGGCCGGTGTCGGTGTGGCGGCGTTCTTCTGCTTCATGTTCAGTTGGGTCGAGCTGCTGCTGGCGCGCACCCTGACCAGCGTGAATGCCAAGCCGATTGTGGCCATCATGACACGCACCGTGTCGGCCTCCGGCATGGACTGGGCCACGCTGGCCGCCGCCGGTGTGTTGACGATTGTGCCGGGCGCGATTGTGATCTGGTTTGTGCGCAACTACATCGCCAAGGGTTTCGCGATGGGAAGAGTCTGA
- a CDS encoding carbohydrate ABC transporter permease produces the protein MSTTIKPVNQKAWFLILPVLICVAFSAIVPLMTVVNYSVQDIISPERRVFVGTEWFAAIMRDEELHGALLRQLTFSLSVLAVELPLGILLALSMPAQGWKSSAVLVIVSLSLLIPWNVVGTIWQIFGRTDIGLMGAALQGLGIEYSYTGNATHAWLTVLLMDVWHWTPLVGLLGYAGLRSIPDAYYQAARIDGASKFAVFRYVQLPKMRGVLMIAVLLRFMDSFMIYTEPFVLTGGGPGNSTTFLSQFLTINAVGQFDIGPAAAFSLIYFLIILLLCFILYNWMQRVGTQEKEGGHE, from the coding sequence ATGAGTACGACCATCAAGCCAGTCAACCAGAAAGCCTGGTTCCTGATCCTGCCCGTGTTGATTTGCGTGGCCTTCTCGGCCATTGTGCCGCTGATGACGGTGGTCAATTACTCGGTGCAGGACATCATCTCGCCCGAGCGGCGCGTGTTTGTGGGCACCGAATGGTTTGCCGCCATCATGCGTGACGAAGAGTTGCATGGTGCGCTCTTGCGGCAATTGACGTTTTCGCTCTCGGTGCTGGCGGTAGAGCTGCCACTGGGCATTCTGCTGGCGCTGTCGATGCCGGCGCAGGGCTGGAAGTCATCCGCCGTGCTGGTGATCGTGTCGCTCTCCTTGCTGATTCCATGGAATGTGGTGGGCACCATCTGGCAGATTTTCGGGCGTACCGACATTGGCTTGATGGGCGCTGCGTTGCAGGGGCTGGGTATCGAATACAGCTACACCGGCAACGCCACCCACGCCTGGCTGACGGTGTTGTTGATGGATGTCTGGCACTGGACGCCGCTGGTCGGTTTGCTGGGTTATGCCGGCCTGCGCTCCATCCCGGACGCCTACTACCAGGCCGCCCGCATTGACGGTGCCAGCAAGTTTGCTGTGTTTCGGTATGTGCAGTTGCCCAAGATGCGCGGCGTGTTGATGATTGCCGTGCTGTTGCGCTTCATGGACAGCTTCATGATCTACACGGAGCCTTTTGTACTGACCGGCGGCGGCCCGGGCAACTCCACCACCTTTCTGTCGCAGTTCCTGACCATCAATGCGGTCGGCCAGTTTGACATTGGCCCGGCGGCGGCTTTCTCATTGATCTATTTCCTGATCATCCTGTTGCTGTGTTTTATTTTGTACAACTGGATGCAGCGCGTAGGCACGCAGGAAAAGGAGGGTGGCCATGAATAA
- a CDS encoding ABC transporter ATP-binding protein — translation MHLTLEGIGKKVGSQTWLYDMSLQPCSGAVTVLLGATQAGKTSLMRIMAGLDVPSHGNVRVNGESVVGVPVRKRNVAMVYQQFINYPSLKVRDNIASPLKLSGEKNIDQRVNALAEKLHIEMFLERYPAELSGGQQQRVALARALAKGAPLMLLDEPLVNLDYKLREELRDELSALFAEGNSTVIYATTEPGEALLLGGYTAVMDEGELLQYGPTAEVFHKPKSLRVARAFSDPPMNLLAASAAATGVQLNAGALLPVAMPATTSRKFTVGLRASALRVQAQDGDVALPGKVELAEISGSDTFVHVATLVGEVVAQLTGVHYFELGAQVTLYLSPAQVYIFDEQGMLLLAPVRGGGR, via the coding sequence ATGCATTTGACGCTTGAGGGCATCGGTAAAAAAGTCGGCAGCCAGACCTGGCTCTACGACATGAGCCTGCAACCGTGCAGCGGTGCGGTGACGGTGTTGCTGGGGGCCACCCAGGCAGGCAAGACCAGCTTGATGCGCATCATGGCCGGGCTCGATGTGCCCAGCCACGGCAACGTGCGGGTCAACGGGGAAAGTGTGGTCGGTGTGCCAGTGCGCAAGCGCAATGTGGCCATGGTGTACCAGCAGTTCATCAACTACCCGTCTTTGAAAGTGCGCGACAACATTGCTTCGCCTTTGAAGTTGAGCGGCGAAAAGAACATTGACCAGCGGGTCAACGCACTGGCTGAAAAACTGCACATCGAGATGTTCCTGGAGCGCTACCCGGCAGAGCTCTCGGGTGGGCAGCAGCAGCGGGTGGCGCTGGCCCGTGCCCTGGCCAAAGGTGCGCCCTTGATGCTGCTCGATGAGCCGCTGGTCAATCTGGATTACAAGCTGCGCGAGGAGTTGCGTGATGAGCTCAGCGCTCTGTTTGCGGAGGGCAACTCCACCGTGATTTATGCCACCACCGAACCCGGTGAAGCGCTCTTGCTGGGTGGTTACACCGCGGTGATGGATGAGGGTGAACTGCTGCAATATGGCCCCACAGCAGAAGTCTTTCACAAGCCTAAATCGCTGCGCGTGGCGCGCGCCTTCAGTGATCCGCCGATGAATTTATTGGCCGCCAGTGCCGCGGCGACGGGCGTGCAGTTGAACGCGGGAGCGTTGCTGCCTGTGGCTATGCCCGCCACCACATCGCGCAAATTTACCGTGGGCCTGCGTGCCAGTGCCTTGCGGGTGCAGGCGCAAGACGGTGATGTGGCCTTGCCCGGCAAGGTCGAACTGGCTGAGATTTCGGGGTCGGACACTTTTGTGCATGTAGCGACCCTGGTGGGCGAGGTGGTGGCGCAATTGACCGGTGTGCACTACTTTGAATTGGGTGCGCAAGTCACCCTGTACCTCAGCCCGGCACAGGTCTACATTTTTGATGAACAAGGGATGCTGCTGCTGGCGCCCGTACGCGGCGGAGGGCGCTGA